The following is a genomic window from Parabacteroides johnsonii DSM 18315.
GGGGGTTCCCGGACTGAAAGCGGCCCAAGTCGGTGTCGATGCCGAGATCAAAGCCCTTCAAGATGGCGTTGCCTCCATCTATCCGAATATCAATGGTACACCCGATGTAAAAGCGGAAGCATCCCGTTTTATCAAAGCATTTATCAATATCGATGTAGCGCCGGAAGGCTGCGTTCCCGTAACTGGCTCCATGCAGGGAACATACGCTTCATTCCTCGTCTGCGGACAATGTACGCCGGGAAAGGACACGATTCTCTTTATCGATCCGGGATTCCCTGTCCAGAAACAGCAGATCACAGTCATGGGCTATAGATACGAATCGTTCGACGTGTACGAATACCGAGGCGAAAAACTCCGGGACATACTGGAACAATATCTCTCGAAAGGCAACATCGCAGCCATGATCTACTCCAACCCCAACAATCCGGCCTGGTTCTGCCTGACGGAAGAAGAGCTGAGGATCATCGGAGACATGGCAAACAAATATGACACGATCGTGATTGAAGACCTGGCATATTTCGCTATGGATTTCCGGAAACCGTTGGGCAAGCCGTTTGAAGCGCCTTTCCAGGCAACCGTTGCCCGCTATACAGATAATTACATTTTACAAATTTCAGGTTCAAAAGCATTCAGCTATGCCGGCCAGCGCATCGGCGTCACGGCAATCTCCGACAAACTGTATCACCGAGCCTATCCCGGACTGACACAGCGCTACGGAGGAGGGACGTTCGGAACTGTATACATTCACCGCGTATTGTATGCCCTATCGTCGGGCACAAGCCACTCGGCACAGTTCGCATTAGCAGCCATGTTCAAAGCAGCGGCAGACGGAACGTTCGATTTTATTTCGGAAGTAAAAGAATACGGACGCCGGGCAGAAAGATTAAAAAAGATCTTTACCGATTATGGTTTCCGGATCGTCTACGACCATGACCTGGACGAACCGATCGCAGACGGATTTTATTTCACGATCGCTTATCCGGGAATGACAGGAGGGGAACTGATGGAAGAGCTGATTTATTACGGCGTAAGTGCCATTTCATTAAGCACGACAGGCAGTAACCAAGAAGGCTTACGCGCTTGTACTTCTTTTATCAAACCACATCAATATGCCCTTCTCGAAGAACGCCTGAAACTGTTCAAAGAGAATCACACTGCATAATTAACATAAGCCGGACTTTTATTTATGGTTCATTAACATGAAAGTCCGGCTTTTCGTTTGTTTCTTTAAACCAAAAGTTATATATTGTCGCTGTTTTATTAACCAGCAAGTACCACTCCATCATGGCAATGTATAACAACATATTCAAAATAACTCATAACGACGTGCTTCCGGCCCAGGGAAGCATCCTGATATCAGAACCTTTTTTACAAGACGCCTACTTCCAACGTTCCGTCGTACTATTGGTAGAACATACGCAAGAAGGTTCGATGGGGTTCGTATTAAACAAGAAAACAGAGTTATCGGTCAATACTTTTTTTGCGGATTTACAAGAATTTCCGGAAATGCCGATCTATTTAGGCGGTCCGGTCAGTGCCAACCGCCTGTTCTTCATTCATTCCTTAGGAGACCTGATCATCCCTAACTCTGTTAAGATAAACGATCACCTCTATTTCGACGGCGATTTCAGCGCACTGATACGCTATATCCAAAACGGGCACCCTATCGACGGGAAAGTAAAATTTTTCTTAGGTTATTCCGGCTGGCAGAAAGGACAACTGCACAATGAAATAGCTAAAAAC
Proteins encoded in this region:
- a CDS encoding YqgE/AlgH family protein, translating into MAMYNNIFKITHNDVLPAQGSILISEPFLQDAYFQRSVVLLVEHTQEGSMGFVLNKKTELSVNTFFADLQEFPEMPIYLGGPVSANRLFFIHSLGDLIIPNSVKINDHLYFDGDFSALIRYIQNGHPIDGKVKFFLGYSGWQKGQLHNEIAKNSWVVSHTSNRNMLLAEGEDFWKKSLESLGSQYETWTKYPKEPSLN
- a CDS encoding aminotransferase class I/II-fold pyridoxal phosphate-dependent enzyme; translated protein: MKNTPVDYQTARKIIDGYGLPDFGKATIREVVAISTQLEQETKTEFIHMEMGVPGLKAAQVGVDAEIKALQDGVASIYPNINGTPDVKAEASRFIKAFINIDVAPEGCVPVTGSMQGTYASFLVCGQCTPGKDTILFIDPGFPVQKQQITVMGYRYESFDVYEYRGEKLRDILEQYLSKGNIAAMIYSNPNNPAWFCLTEEELRIIGDMANKYDTIVIEDLAYFAMDFRKPLGKPFEAPFQATVARYTDNYILQISGSKAFSYAGQRIGVTAISDKLYHRAYPGLTQRYGGGTFGTVYIHRVLYALSSGTSHSAQFALAAMFKAAADGTFDFISEVKEYGRRAERLKKIFTDYGFRIVYDHDLDEPIADGFYFTIAYPGMTGGELMEELIYYGVSAISLSTTGSNQEGLRACTSFIKPHQYALLEERLKLFKENHTA